The Ananas comosus cultivar F153 linkage group 7, ASM154086v1, whole genome shotgun sequence genome has a window encoding:
- the LOC109712419 gene encoding aquaporin NIP1-1-like isoform X3, which produces MEEARGGEEITNEISKSEGCCSGISVHFIQKIIAEILGTYFLIFAGCGVVAVDLSKGGAVTFPGVCTVWGLTVMVVVYSVGHISGAHINPAITIAFASCGRFPWKQVPMYIIAQLVGSTLASGTVRLLFGGGHNRFFGTIPTGSNVQSLVLEFIITFFLMFVLAGVATDNRAIGELAGLAVGATVLLNALLAGQISGPSMNPARTLGNAIVLHRYTGIWVYMVGPTAGAVAGAWAYNLIRFTNKPLREITRSGSFLKTLRRESEFDGSN; this is translated from the exons tACAAATGAGATTTCCAAAAGCGAAGGATGTTGCTCAGGAATCTCTGTACATTTCATACAAAAG ATCATTGCGGAGATACTTGGTACATATTTCTTGATTTTCGCCGGGTGCGGCGTGGTGGCCGTGGATTTGAGCAAGGGGGGTGCCGTGACTTTTCCCGGTGTATGCACCGTCTGGGGGCTCACCGTCATGGTCGTGGTGTACTCTGTCGGGCACATATCTGGCGCCCATATCAACCCTGCTATAACTATCGCCTTTGCTTCTTGCGGAAGGTTTCCATGGAAACAG GTGCCAATGTACATCATAGCCCAGCTAGTGGGCTCGACACTCGCCAGCGGAACGGTGCGTTTGTTGTTCGGCGGCGGGCACAACCGCTTCTTCGGGACAATCCCGACGGGGTCCAACGTCCAATCTCTCGTCCTCGAGTTTATCATCACTTTCTTCCTGATGTTCGTCCTCGCCGGAGTCGCCACCGACAATAGAGCT ATTGGAGAATTGGCTGGGTTGGCCGTGGGAGCCACTGTCCTACTCAATGCGCTCTTAGCTGG GCAGATATCAGGACCGTCGATGAATCCCGCGAGGACCCTGGGGAATGCGATCGTGTTGCACCGGTACACCGGAATTTGGGTGTACATGGTGGGCCCCACTGCCGGGGCGGTCGCTGGAGCATGGGCTTACAATCTCATCCGGTTCACCAACAAGCCCCTCCGGGAGATCACCAGGAGTGGGTCATTCCTCAAAACCCTGAGAAGAGAATCAGAATTTGATGGATCCAATTAA